The following is a genomic window from Nymphaea colorata isolate Beijing-Zhang1983 chromosome 3, ASM883128v2, whole genome shotgun sequence.
GTCATAATATCTGTCTTCAGATGGTTGGATTCAACTGTAGCAGCAAACTTTCCCAAGTTTGATGCGGCAGACCTTCTAACCATGGGCATATCATCTTGACACAACTGACTGTATATAGATCTGAGCTCTGCCTTAAGCATATCTGGGGCACTGGGATAAGCAATATGAAATAATCCACATGATGAAACACGTGCAGTAAACCACTCACCAGCTGCTAGTCTCTGAATGATAAAATGGTGCAGAAGGGGTTAAAATGCCATGACAACACAGCTGCTAATTGACAACTAAGGAATgaatcatagccacaaataacATTCTAAGGATTTTCACAGCCAGGTCTTTCTCGGGTACCTTTCAGCAAAGTTATTTTTATTGGAAAGAACTCAGCCAgcaagtatttaaaaaataaaaattgtaaaaaaataggtaaaaataaaataatgagaaactaataagaaagcattaaaaataactaaataaaattataaaactaatgtttttaataatgatGAAAAGTTGATTGCATGATGACATtaacattgaaaaaatataaaaaatgaaaaaaatgggaaaggcACTAAAAAAGCAGTAAATTTTTTTCACGTTCtgtcccaaaaaaaaatatctttttcatgtttattttatatttttaacatgaatatcacaatttccagaaaaaaacaaaaacacgaTATCTGTGGACATGGAATAAACAACAATTAAATGGAGAATGCAGCAGTAAAAAATAGTCTATAAATATAGGAAAACGTGAAACTTGATAGGGATTAGTTTTCATATATAACATTATGTCTGTGTGTTGGGATTTTCTTCTTGAAATTGAACATATCATGAAGTTTTAAGTTACTCAATATtggcaaaaaatgaaacaaaaattccaCAGCTGGAATGGCATTCATGTCCTTCAGAATAATTCTGCTTTATTGCAAAGAAAACACATAGAGGAAAGATGAAATTTGTTTCCAGTGGTCTTCCAATCAATGAAACAGGTCTATCACATTCAGAACTAAAAAGCACTTATTTGCAATATCATACCTTTACCAAAGGAATAAACCAGTCTACTAAGTCACTCTCCTTCATTTGAGAACCAATTCTGCATAGTGATTCCACAGCCTTGTCTCTTACACAAGTTTCCTCTACAGTGCACAATGTCTCCAATGGTGGAAGCAGAACATGAGCATGTTCTGCTCCACCAACATAAGGAATAAACACCCCCAACTCCTCAGCCATTGCAAGAAGCACCTCATCGTCATCGTCATTATTCTCACTAAGAAAAGGAATTAACTCCTTCCTAGTTCTCTCCTCACCCAGAGCCCGTGCAATTGTAGACAATCTTCGTATGGAGTTTAGCCGCAACTgaatatcttcattttttaattcatcTATCAATATAGCTATTGGATAAAGTGGCTCATCTACCATAGCCATTAAGTTTCCACAGGTCCTGCAAttgtggggaaaaaaaaaggatgtctTCAATCATAAAGAGCCCAATGACCAATAGAGAGGATACTCTTGAGAACAAAGAGCAATAAGTCATCTAACGTCAACTGCTCTACGGTGTTATCATAAAGATAAGAGGTGATGCAAACAATTCACATGCTTGATTCATAAGAATTGAATGCTGATCCCATAGACATAAAAATCTTGTATCAAATTTCCTAACTTACATGCAAGTCTAGCAGAGAGGCtgaggaacacacattcatgaGTCACGACTagcatttacaaaaaaaatctgTCCTCAATTTTCCAAATATGGGCGCTTAACATTTACTTAATCCGGTCCCAGCACCAGTTCGCTCTCATGAGCAGCAACCCCATAATAAAAATCATGCTAATTGAAAcctaaagaaatggaaaagtaTAACAACATAAAGAATTGAACTAGAACAGTTAACGGGAAATAAGAACAACATAAAGTATTTCCTgtcttccctccctttcttgTGGTTCTCCTTTCATCTACTCTTCCTTCTTTCAGAATAAACAGATAGAAGAAAACTAAACAGAGGTAGACAGAGACTATAACCtagaaagaaacaacaataaaacGCCCGTGATCTTGCATGAAGACAACAATGAGCATTCGGCATTGAGCAATTTGTCGCACACCAATAAACAGCAGCAATACAACCGCCAACAGGCATGTCGAAACAAACCTACCCATCTTCAAACCGCCGCCTCTCAGATCTCATGCAAAAGAGCAAGAAAATACCCCAAACGTTCGCGGACCATCCAGCGGTCAGATCAATCAATTAGACACTACCCATGAAACGTTGCAAAGAAACGCCAGAGTGAAAGCCAATTATCAGAACCACCCGGCAACAAGAGGCCACAATAAAACAAGAAAGCCCCGAAAACCAATAGATCTTCGAACCCAGACACAGCGTCAAGGACTACACATTCTCCGGACCGGATCGCCCAAATTCTAGATCAAAGCGATCAAATGACGAATCTTACGTCGAATGAATCCGCCCAAAGGTCTCGAGCGAACAAGAAAATCAACAGCGCCTCCGAAGACGATAAAGAATGGGGAAAGTGAGCCACAGATCAGGGAAGAGATGGACATACCTTGAAGGAGGATCTCAACGACGACGGATTCGAGCTCGACTGTGGTCCGAGAGCTCCTTGAATCGACGAGTGCCGGAGAAGCAAAAATCTAGGGTTCCGTTTGGGGAGACAGATCTGAGGAAGAGAAGTCCTCCGAGTTCGTCAggggaagaaaaaataaaacaaaaacaaggagaaaatgaaattgtAGTCGCGCTTTATATTTTTCGCTTTTTCCGATGgcgctttcatttcttttctcgCTGGGGAATCGTTACATGAGCTGCGAGCTTACGCGAGTTGGATAAGCGAAAGGCGCCTCTAATATAGAATTGGTAGACCACGGATCGGCTTCAACTTACCCGACGAGAGATCCGAATTTTACTTGTTGGATCCCATTTAGATCATTTGCctgatttgaattttgaatccaaTGGCAGAGATCCACGTCCTGGTCCAGTTACGGTATGGGGTCCCATGACCTGCTTTCCAAGGCGGGTTTGAACAGGCTTTGCTTACTTGATTCTGACCTGGATCCAACTACGCATCACCAGCTTGTTCCAAATCCTTTTGGATCCAGTTCAAGACCAAACCCAAGCCTTCCGACCCATTTGATTTGTTTCAATTAATTAATCTCGAACCTAATTTGTTTCGACCTCCTTATTAAGGATGTGAACGAATCATATCTTCATTTAATTGTACAAAAGTCATATGGGTTTAAATAACGATATAAAAAAGTAGCCGTACAAATGCTTTAGTTGGGCCGTTTGATTCTGTATTTTTTAGCTCGGTTTTATGAGACAAACAATCTTAGACATGCCGTCTTGAATGCCATGGGGCTCTCTATTCTATCAATCACACTCCCTTCCTCTCCAGTCTCACATCTGAGCCCTGTTGTTCCTGGACGTGCTTTTAGATAAAAAGGGTGTTTGTCTTGTCTCCCATTTAGTGTCTGACTTGGACGTTGTGCTTTTCAGATGAGACATGTTGTCCACCCATGCAAACACGTTTTCAAGTTCAATCGGATTATTCGAACTTAACAAATGGCAATTATAATGGGGAAATGAGAGGACCTGATGGTCATTATGTGCTTTAGAAAGgcatgaatttttgaaaatatcgcaTCTTCTCGGAATATCTGGATTTTGAAGcctattttaaaataaaaactaggGACCTAAAGACATAAAGCGAGCAGTAAGATGGTTCAGAGATTGGTTTGAATACTATAGCCATTGTTACATGGTTTGAATACTACAGCTATTGTCACATTCTAGTGCGCTATTGACCTAAATCTTAAAgtaaaccaaaatttttatttttatggctgtagtttttaaatattaaaaaaaaaagcaacgtTAGGAATAAAGTCATTGACTTGTCTCTTATACTATTTATAAACAGCGCATTTTCGTATTAAACATACTTATATTTAAAGATAAGGCGTTAGCGGTTAAGTTGACACTATATTTGTCTATCAAAAGGTCCCACCCACCATTGTTTGCAGTTACGCCCACGGATCGGTTCTGGTCATCAACCCAAACCCGGACAAAGTTGCAACAAACATAGGAGATATCACTGTCAAGTGTCAACGTTGTCATGCCCATTTTCATAGAGTTATTGGTCAATAAAGTATccactaagaaaaaaaaaattagttgttatTTCAATATCAGTGTTACCTTAGACATGGTATGGTGTGACAGGGGGTCGTCCGACCACCTTTTCCAACCAATCATGCTATGAATTGTCGTCTCGACGTGCttgttctttgtcaaaaaatttgtttgcaTCAATATCAGAACCAGTTGTTGTGTTACGGATAATATTGGCAGGTAAAAATAAATGTAAGAGATTAAACAAATAATAGCATTTTAGAAACCACACTTAAAAGCGTTATAAATGATATTAGCatgttaaaagaaaagggaaaaagcttTGTCCTTTTAACTTAGTTTATCGGCTTATTGGAATGACTCATgttatgaaatatgaaaaaacttatGTAATCAGGACTTTCCTGGTGCCTACAATTCGAACCTAATTTGGAAAAGTAATCGCTCATCACTTTTACTGCTGACGGCTGAATGGTTTTGTTCGGAGTTGTGAACAGCAATTGGAATTTGAGCAGTGTCTAGAAAATAAGGTACTATGCTGAAACGGGTCTatgtttgtttttatgtttttaaaaactaatataaaacgttttaaataaaattgaaattaaaataaGATGACACGGGCTAACCTATAACCGTACTTGGCCATGCAAACATTTTAAATGATCATCAACGCAATATGAACTATGACACTTCCCAGGTTAATTAGCCTGAGTAAACCAAACAATTAATTTGTTTGGCAAATAAACCCTATGTTTAGGACTTcaaattaattgtttttttataagCCAAAGAGAAGAAGTTCATCGAGTTTCCTAGGTCAGCTGCTGGAACCATGTTTGTAGCAACAATGATCAgtataaaagtaacaaaaatgaaTGCAAAATTCATCACATATACATAGAACTCTTATACACAATGTCATTGACACTAAAAGGAGACAATTCAAATCAGTAATCTCCTGCTTAATAGTAGTCATCGTCCTCATCGTTTCTTCCTCCAGTGAATCTTCTAACTATGGCTCCTATCACTCCCAACAGCACGAACAGTGCGAAAAGCTCGAACCCACCTCCGATTCCAACCGCCACGCTCGGCCCAGGCACGAAAAATGAGAAAGGAGACCAACCCCAGCCACCATAAAATGGTGAACCAAATCCATAGCCACCAATGAGTGGAGGTGCCACTGGAGGATTTATATAGATGTTTGTCCTGTGATCCAAATGAGATCAGTGTATAAGCATCATGCAGTCAAAGACTATTGTCTTCAGAGCACTCAATTTGTGATTCCCTTCCACTATCTCCATATACTAGAAAATTTGTTCCAAACTTGATACAAAATGGGATGTTCTTGAAGATAACATTTCCCGATTTGTCCCACTTCATTGGATAAGGTGCATCTAGGTACTGGCGAAATGTTGCATAAAGAAACAGTTTTGGGAAGTACTGTCTAGCCTTGCTCTAAATGCAGCTTCACATAAGCTTGGCCATGTCGTTTGGGGAGTTGGGAAATTGAGAAAGATGAGTGAAAAGATAATGGTTACCTTGAATTGTTGATTCTTGGCGATGAAGCACGCGGCGCGGAGCGGAATGCCTGGCCACCAACTCTGCC
Proteins encoded in this region:
- the LOC116249744 gene encoding uncharacterized protein LOC116249744 isoform X2 produces the protein MKDRSQQPQTREDEAKKDDRLVNLAIATFAAGILTLAPVSDAMAAKTGGRVGGQAFRSAPRASSPRINNSRTNIYINPPVAPPLIGGYGFGSPFYGGWGWSPFSFFVPGPSVAVGIGGGFELFALFVLLGVIGAIVRRFTGGRNDEDDDYY
- the LOC116249744 gene encoding uncharacterized protein LOC116249744 isoform X3, whose product is MKDRSQQPQTREDEAKKDDRLVKLAIATFAAGILTLAPISDAMAAKTSGRVGGQAFRSAPRASSPRINNSRTNIYINPPVAPPLIGGYGFGSPFYGGWGWSPFSFFVPGPSVAVGIGGGFELFALFVLLGVIGAIVRRFTGGRNDEDDDYY
- the LOC116249744 gene encoding uncharacterized protein LOC116249744 isoform X1, yielding MAMASSHHSPLTIPLATNRRCTQRRAQFLSCRASMKNRIQQPQTREDEAKKDDRLVNLAIATFAAGILTLAPVSDAMAAKTGGRVGGQAFRSAPRASSPRINNSRTNIYINPPVAPPLIGGYGFGSPFYGGWGWSPFSFFVPGPSVAVGIGGGFELFALFVLLGVIGAIVRRFTGGRNDEDDDYY